From Polaribacter butkevichii, a single genomic window includes:
- a CDS encoding tetratricopeptide repeat protein: MTILYIIGGLIVTRLLFNSIKRKKESNTPYLKIKKKLDEDLLQANFSGDWKRKQEINLHLLWLKTLDEVENRDMFGRQKDKNKATLLAKLTFDDIKFPLKWKLDDLYCFPFSQEIISAYGKVLAENDYKGMFKPDSILPVSKNYIKKAILFNFDYFNLKETIYEVPDKEKRIENLSSINIYLTMSFIDTDNDDLPKSGHENYKVGNAIKKKLPTHNDLEDFNLIDWRTEKDWIALGIHYADKEQYDSALACYEQVKKINPDSKDLKSVLSLTYLQKGEQHYENDESELAFENIKRAAQLKNEEAINWLEVHSKN, translated from the coding sequence ATGACAATACTTTACATCATTGGAGGTTTAATAGTCACTAGACTTTTATTCAATTCTATAAAGAGGAAAAAGGAAAGCAATACCCCATACTTAAAAATCAAGAAAAAACTTGATGAAGACTTATTACAAGCTAACTTTTCGGGCGATTGGAAAAGAAAACAAGAAATAAATCTTCATTTACTTTGGCTAAAAACATTAGATGAAGTCGAAAATAGAGATATGTTTGGTAGGCAAAAGGATAAAAATAAAGCAACTTTACTTGCCAAGTTAACTTTCGATGATATTAAATTCCCTTTAAAATGGAAATTGGATGACTTATATTGTTTTCCCTTTTCTCAAGAAATAATTTCTGCTTACGGAAAAGTTTTAGCGGAGAATGATTATAAAGGGATGTTCAAGCCAGATAGTATTCTTCCTGTTTCAAAAAATTACATTAAAAAGGCAATATTGTTCAACTTCGATTATTTCAATTTGAAGGAAACAATTTATGAAGTTCCAGACAAAGAAAAAAGAATTGAAAATTTGAGCAGTATTAACATTTATCTTACCATGTCTTTCATTGATACAGACAATGACGACTTACCTAAGTCGGGACATGAAAATTACAAAGTGGGCAATGCAATTAAGAAAAAACTACCAACGCATAATGATTTGGAAGACTTTAATCTTATTGATTGGCGAACAGAAAAAGATTGGATAGCTCTTGGAATTCACTATGCTGACAAAGAACAGTATGATTCTGCTCTTGCCTGTTATGAACAAGTAAAAAAAATCAACCCTGACAGCAAGGATTTAAAATCAGTTCTTTCTTTGACATATCTACAAAAAGGTGAACAACATTATGAGAATGATGAAAGTGAACTGGCATTTGAGAATATAAAAAGGGCTGCTCAATTAAAAAACGAAGAAGCAATAAATTGGTTAGAAGTACATTCAAAAAATTAG
- a CDS encoding adenosylcobalamin-dependent ribonucleoside-diphosphate reductase, whose protein sequence is MKSATILTPQKTYSRDEALKAALNYFKGDELAASVWLNKYALKDSADNIYESTPDEMHHRIASEIARVEKKYANPLTESEVFEAIKDFKYIVPQGSPMAGIGNPFQIASLSNCFVIGNNGESDSYGGIMKIDQEQVQLMKRRGGVGHDLSHIRPKGSPVKNSALTSTGIVPFMERYSNSTREVAQDGRRGALMLSVSINHPDAEDFIDAKLEQGKVTGANVSVRIDDAFMNAVKGDGTYLQKYPTFSENPVYTKEIEATKIWKKIVHNAWKSAEPGILFWDTIINESVPDCYADLGYKTVSTNPCGEIPLCPYDSCRLLAINLFSYVENPFTKKAEFNFELFKKHIVIAQRMMDDIIDLELEKIDGILAKIDADPEEDVVKATERNLWLNIKQKAFEGRRTGIGITAEGDMLAALGIRYGSDEGNTFSTEVHKVLGVETYRASVNLAKERGAFSIFDADREKNNPFILRIKEADSKLYYEMLEHGRRNIALLTIAPTGTTSLMTQTSSGIEPVFMPVYKRRKKVNPNDKEARIDFVDEVGDSWEEYVVFHHRFKQWMDVNNIDSSKNFTQEEIDELVKQSPYYKATSNDIDWNSKVEMQGAIQKWVDHSISVTVNLPNDATEELVGELYLKAWEVGCKGVTVYRDGSRSGVLISADDKKDSKIAAASFSKKRPQTLEADVVRFQNQKEKWIAFVGLVDNRPYEIFTGLTDDEDGILIPRWVDKGLIIKNRNEDGSSRYDFQYQNKRGYKTTIEGLSHKFNPEFWNYAKLISGTIRHGMPIDKIVELIQSLQFDSESISSWKNGVQRALKRYVEDGTAVKGHTCDNCDSTNLIYQEGCLTCKDCGSSKCG, encoded by the coding sequence ATGAAATCCGCTACAATACTTACTCCCCAAAAAACATATTCAAGAGATGAGGCTTTAAAAGCTGCTCTCAACTATTTTAAAGGCGATGAATTAGCGGCAAGTGTGTGGCTAAATAAATATGCTTTAAAAGATTCTGCCGATAATATTTACGAAAGCACTCCAGATGAAATGCATCATAGAATTGCATCAGAAATTGCAAGAGTAGAAAAGAAGTATGCAAACCCATTAACCGAATCAGAAGTTTTTGAGGCTATAAAAGATTTTAAATATATTGTTCCTCAAGGAAGCCCAATGGCAGGAATTGGGAATCCTTTTCAAATAGCATCTTTGTCTAATTGTTTTGTAATTGGTAATAATGGTGAGTCAGATTCTTATGGTGGCATCATGAAAATAGACCAAGAACAAGTACAATTAATGAAACGTAGAGGTGGTGTTGGGCACGATTTGTCTCACATTCGTCCTAAAGGATCTCCTGTAAAAAATTCAGCTTTAACATCAACAGGTATTGTTCCGTTTATGGAGCGTTACTCTAACTCAACAAGAGAAGTAGCGCAAGATGGTAGAAGAGGCGCGTTAATGTTGTCTGTTTCTATCAATCACCCAGATGCAGAAGATTTTATAGATGCAAAATTAGAGCAAGGTAAAGTTACCGGTGCCAATGTTTCTGTAAGAATTGATGATGCGTTTATGAACGCTGTAAAAGGCGATGGAACGTACTTGCAAAAATACCCTACGTTTAGTGAAAACCCTGTGTATACCAAAGAAATAGAAGCTACTAAAATTTGGAAGAAAATTGTACACAATGCATGGAAATCTGCAGAACCAGGAATTTTATTTTGGGATACCATTATTAACGAGTCTGTACCCGATTGCTATGCAGATTTAGGGTATAAAACGGTTTCTACAAACCCTTGTGGCGAGATTCCTTTATGTCCGTATGATTCTTGTCGTTTATTGGCGATAAACTTGTTTTCTTATGTAGAAAATCCGTTTACAAAAAAGGCTGAATTCAATTTTGAATTGTTTAAAAAACATATTGTAATAGCTCAAAGAATGATGGATGACATTATTGATTTAGAGTTAGAAAAAATAGACGGAATTTTAGCAAAAATAGATGCCGACCCAGAAGAAGATGTTGTAAAAGCAACAGAAAGAAACTTGTGGTTAAACATTAAACAAAAAGCTTTTGAAGGTAGAAGAACCGGTATTGGTATTACTGCAGAAGGAGATATGTTGGCGGCTTTAGGTATTCGTTACGGAAGTGATGAAGGAAACACTTTTTCTACCGAAGTACATAAAGTTTTAGGTGTAGAAACCTACAGAGCTTCTGTAAATTTAGCAAAAGAAAGAGGGGCGTTTTCTATTTTTGATGCCGATAGAGAAAAAAACAATCCGTTTATTTTAAGAATAAAAGAAGCAGATAGTAAACTGTATTATGAAATGTTAGAGCATGGGCGTAGAAATATTGCCTTGTTAACCATTGCGCCAACAGGTACTACAAGTTTAATGACCCAAACATCATCTGGTATAGAGCCGGTGTTTATGCCTGTGTATAAGCGTAGAAAAAAGGTGAACCCAAATGATAAAGAGGCACGTATAGATTTTGTAGATGAGGTTGGCGATTCTTGGGAAGAATATGTGGTTTTTCATCATCGTTTTAAACAATGGATGGATGTAAACAATATTGACTCTTCTAAGAATTTTACGCAAGAAGAAATAGACGAGTTGGTAAAACAATCGCCATATTATAAAGCTACTTCTAATGATATTGATTGGAATAGCAAGGTAGAAATGCAAGGTGCAATTCAAAAATGGGTAGATCATTCTATTAGTGTTACTGTTAATTTACCAAATGATGCTACCGAAGAATTAGTTGGAGAATTGTATTTAAAAGCTTGGGAAGTAGGTTGTAAAGGGGTAACGGTTTATAGAGACGGATCTCGTTCTGGAGTGTTAATTTCTGCGGATGATAAAAAAGATAGCAAAATAGCAGCAGCTAGTTTTTCTAAAAAACGACCTCAAACTTTAGAAGCAGATGTGGTTCGTTTTCAAAATCAAAAAGAAAAATGGATTGCTTTTGTTGGTTTGGTAGATAACAGACCTTATGAAATTTTTACAGGATTAACAGATGATGAAGACGGAATTTTAATTCCGCGTTGGGTAGATAAAGGATTGATTATTAAAAATAGAAACGAAGACGGATCTTCTCGTTACGATTTTCAATATCAAAATAAAAGAGGTTACAAAACAACTATCGAAGGCTTGTCTCATAAGTTTAATCCAGAATTTTGGAACTATGCAAAGTTAATTTCAGGAACCATCCGTCATGGAATGCCAATTGATAAAATTGTAGAATTGATACAGAGTTTACAGTTCGATTCTGAGTCTATTAGTTCTTGGAAAAACGGCGTGCAACGTGCTTTAAAACGTTATGTAGAAGATGGTACAGCGGTAAAAGGACATACGTGTGATAATTGTGATTCGACCAATTTAATTTATCAAGAAGGTTGCTTAACGTGTAAAGATTGTGGTTCTTCTAAATGTGGATAG
- a CDS encoding N-formylglutamate amidohydrolase, with protein sequence MKLVITCEHGGNEIPDKFNFLFNDKEILNTHRGYDLGALDVFNTLKPLANYTNYSTTSRLFIELNRSIWHKNLFSDFTKKLSDLEKKDIIKTHYNVYRNAVENKIETLITNQNTVVHLSIHSFTPILNDSARHCDIGFLYDSSNQQEKKIALQLKEALHRINPKWHVRFNYPYLGKSDGFTTYLRKRFNENYIGIEIEINQKFSKNNIMNFQLKEDLQKAIALL encoded by the coding sequence ATGAAATTGGTAATCACTTGCGAACACGGTGGGAATGAAATTCCGGATAAGTTTAATTTTCTATTTAATGATAAAGAAATTTTAAATACACATAGAGGTTATGACTTAGGTGCTTTAGATGTTTTTAATACGCTAAAACCATTAGCAAACTACACTAATTACAGCACAACAAGTAGATTGTTCATAGAGTTAAACAGATCGATTTGGCATAAAAACTTGTTTTCAGACTTCACAAAAAAACTATCGGATTTAGAGAAAAAAGACATCATTAAAACACACTATAACGTTTATAGAAATGCTGTAGAAAATAAGATTGAAACACTTATTACCAACCAAAATACTGTTGTACACCTTTCTATACATTCGTTTACGCCTATTTTAAATGATAGTGCAAGACATTGTGATATTGGTTTTTTATACGACTCCTCAAATCAACAAGAAAAAAAAATTGCGTTACAACTTAAAGAAGCTTTACATAGGATAAACCCGAAATGGCATGTACGTTTTAATTATCCTTATCTCGGAAAATCAGACGGATTTACAACGTATTTAAGGAAGCGTTTTAATGAAAATTACATCGGAATCGAGATTGAAATAAATCAGAAATTTTCTAAAAACAACATCATGAATTTTCAGTTAAAAGAAGATTTACAAAAAGCGATTGCTTTGTTATAA
- a CDS encoding glutamate-cysteine ligase family protein: MGTKYKLFEVFGIELEYMLINNTSFKVAPIVDVLLTKKNGALTSDIDNGTIAWSNELVAHVVEIKTNGPTADLTNLSEEFHKNILEINAILKPLNTKLLPTACHPLMNPLQDTQLWKHSYSEVYELYNRIFNCKGHGWSNVQSTHINLPFYDDVEFEKLHAAIRVILPLIPGLSASSPILEGKFTDFKDTRLEYYKTNQKEIPEMTGMVIPEQVFSKSAYHKTIFDPIKKQIKQHDTNNILDHHFLNSRGAIARFDRNAIEIRLVDIQECPKADIAICVFIIEVLKQLVNGKLASLEVQKSWNEQDLFNILNPIIKEGENYKISNKEYLSLFNLSNDCTVNELWKHLFELVKENISENYQEALTIIFEHGTLATRIENALAADTSDKNIINVYTQLANCLETNTLFIPNK, from the coding sequence ATGGGAACAAAATATAAATTGTTTGAGGTTTTTGGTATCGAATTAGAATACATGTTGATTAATAACACCTCTTTTAAAGTAGCGCCCATTGTAGATGTTTTATTGACAAAAAAAAATGGAGCACTTACTTCTGATATTGATAATGGAACCATTGCCTGGAGCAACGAATTGGTTGCACATGTTGTGGAAATAAAAACAAACGGACCAACAGCAGATCTCACCAACTTATCAGAAGAATTTCATAAAAACATTCTAGAAATTAATGCTATTTTAAAACCGTTAAACACTAAATTATTACCAACGGCTTGCCATCCTTTAATGAATCCTTTGCAAGACACACAACTATGGAAACACAGTTATAGTGAGGTGTACGAACTATACAATAGAATTTTTAATTGCAAAGGTCACGGCTGGTCTAATGTACAAAGCACACATATTAACTTACCTTTTTATGATGATGTTGAGTTTGAAAAACTACATGCTGCCATTCGTGTTATTTTACCATTAATTCCGGGTTTAAGTGCAAGTTCGCCTATTTTAGAAGGTAAATTTACTGATTTTAAAGACACCCGATTAGAGTATTATAAAACCAATCAAAAAGAGATTCCGGAAATGACAGGAATGGTAATTCCTGAGCAAGTGTTTTCTAAATCAGCTTATCATAAAACCATCTTTGATCCTATTAAAAAACAGATTAAACAACACGATACCAATAATATTTTAGACCATCATTTTCTAAACTCTAGAGGTGCCATTGCCCGTTTTGATAGAAATGCCATCGAAATTAGATTGGTAGACATACAAGAATGTCCAAAAGCAGATATTGCTATTTGTGTGTTCATTATTGAAGTTTTAAAACAATTGGTCAACGGAAAATTAGCGAGTTTAGAAGTGCAAAAAAGCTGGAACGAGCAAGATTTGTTCAATATTTTAAACCCAATTATTAAGGAAGGTGAAAATTATAAAATCAGCAATAAAGAATACTTATCTCTTTTTAATCTTTCTAATGACTGCACCGTAAATGAGCTTTGGAAACACCTTTTTGAATTGGTAAAAGAAAATATTTCCGAGAACTACCAAGAAGCTTTAACGATAATTTTTGAACACGGAACACTCGCTACAAGAATTGAAAATGCACTTGCTGCTGATACTTCGGATAAAAACATTATAAACGTTTATACGCAATTAGCAAATTGCTTAGAAACCAACACGCTATTTATCCCAAATAAATAG
- a CDS encoding RimK family protein: MNKYIVANQPEKWLFSIDNITVISSQEYLTNPKYSTIKKARIFNLCKNYSYQSKGYYVSLLAEARGHLAIPTVKNIVDLKTLKLVKIVSEEFDDEIQQSLKNIKSRSFTLSIYFGQNVAQKYKGLSSLFYKHFQVPFLRVHFSFNNKWNIQSIEAISESEIPNEHLECVYEFANQYFSKKRYDTPKLATSDFDLAILVDPNDPAPPSNAKALKKFVDIAEKMNIYAEIIQPKDLSRLSSFDALFIRQSTEVNNEAYAFARKAQQEGIAIIDYPDAILKCCNKVFMAEALNNANIATPKTIIVHRDNIDDVLNKVGLPCVLKAPDSTFSFGVKKAKTESEYAVLVNEMLKESDLIIAQEFCPSDYDWRIGIIDDKPFFACKYYMAKGHWQIYNWNAKKKKEQDGDADCLPIEKVPKKVLDMALKSARIMGKGLYGIDIKVVNNKPMVIEINDNPNVDFGVEDAFYGDLVYTEILSALKKRLE; the protein is encoded by the coding sequence ATGAACAAATACATTGTTGCCAATCAACCTGAAAAATGGCTTTTTTCGATTGATAATATTACCGTAATTTCCTCACAAGAATATCTTACCAATCCAAAATATTCTACCATAAAAAAAGCTAGAATATTTAACCTTTGTAAAAACTACAGTTACCAATCTAAAGGATACTATGTTTCTCTTTTAGCAGAAGCAAGAGGTCATTTAGCCATACCTACTGTAAAAAACATTGTAGATTTAAAAACATTGAAACTTGTAAAAATAGTTTCAGAAGAGTTTGATGATGAAATTCAGCAAAGTTTAAAAAACATCAAATCTAGATCCTTTACTTTAAGTATTTATTTTGGTCAGAATGTTGCGCAAAAATACAAAGGACTCAGTAGCTTGTTTTATAAGCACTTTCAAGTTCCGTTTTTACGTGTTCATTTTAGTTTTAACAACAAATGGAACATTCAAAGTATCGAAGCTATTTCTGAATCTGAAATACCAAACGAACACCTAGAATGTGTCTATGAATTTGCGAATCAATATTTTTCTAAAAAACGATATGACACGCCTAAGTTAGCTACATCTGATTTTGATTTGGCTATTTTGGTAGACCCAAATGATCCTGCGCCACCAAGCAACGCGAAAGCCTTAAAAAAGTTTGTTGATATTGCTGAAAAGATGAACATCTATGCAGAAATTATTCAACCAAAAGACCTCAGTAGATTATCGTCTTTTGACGCTTTATTTATTCGTCAAAGTACAGAGGTAAATAACGAAGCGTATGCATTTGCACGTAAGGCACAACAAGAAGGAATTGCTATTATTGATTATCCGGATGCTATTTTAAAGTGCTGCAATAAGGTTTTTATGGCAGAAGCTTTAAACAATGCCAATATAGCAACGCCAAAAACAATTATTGTGCATAGAGATAATATAGATGATGTGCTTAACAAAGTTGGTTTGCCTTGTGTATTAAAAGCACCTGATTCTACCTTTTCTTTTGGTGTAAAAAAAGCCAAAACAGAAAGCGAATATGCCGTTTTAGTCAATGAAATGCTGAAAGAATCTGACCTTATTATTGCACAAGAGTTTTGCCCTTCTGATTACGATTGGAGAATTGGGATTATTGATGATAAACCCTTTTTTGCTTGTAAATACTACATGGCAAAAGGGCATTGGCAAATATACAATTGGAATGCTAAAAAGAAAAAAGAGCAAGATGGTGATGCAGATTGTTTACCGATAGAAAAAGTGCCTAAAAAAGTTTTAGACATGGCTTTAAAATCGGCAAGAATTATGGGAAAAGGATTGTACGGAATAGACATTAAAGTTGTAAACAACAAACCGATGGTGATTGAAATTAACGACAACCCAAATGTAGATTTTGGTGTAGAAGATGCCTTTTATGGCGATTTAGTCTACACAGAAATTTTATCAGCATTAAAAAAACGTTTAGAATAA
- a CDS encoding 1-aminocyclopropane-1-carboxylate deaminase/D-cysteine desulfhydrase — MSNTNNTFFESDFIAQNQQVFLPILEEKKIELFIKREDLIHPFVSGNKFRKLKYNLEEAKKLKKKAILTFGGAYSNHILATAVAGKLEGLKTFGIIRGEELGKNLTQTLEENPTLREAHEHGMKFHFVSRELYRQKSSFGFIEKMKNKWGDFYLVPEGGTNFLAVNGCEEILTKEDATFDYVCAAVGTGGTLAGLIKSLKRRQKVLGFPALKGNFLSEEIKKYTIKNDSWKLQKGYHFGGYAKHTEELITFINDFTDKTGILLDPIYTGKMMFGIIDLIKKDTFSEGTKILAIHTGGIQGIAGFNQVLEKKNEQIIKSV; from the coding sequence TTGAGTAACACAAACAATACTTTTTTCGAGAGTGATTTTATCGCTCAAAACCAACAAGTTTTTCTCCCAATCTTAGAAGAAAAAAAGATAGAACTCTTTATTAAAAGAGAAGATTTAATTCACCCTTTTGTTTCGGGTAATAAATTTAGAAAATTAAAATACAATTTAGAAGAAGCTAAAAAGCTTAAAAAGAAGGCAATACTTACATTTGGTGGAGCGTATTCTAATCATATTTTGGCAACTGCAGTTGCTGGTAAATTAGAAGGCTTAAAAACATTTGGAATTATTAGAGGCGAAGAGTTGGGTAAAAACCTAACGCAGACTTTAGAAGAAAACCCTACATTAAGAGAAGCTCATGAGCATGGCATGAAATTTCATTTTGTGTCTAGAGAATTATACAGACAAAAATCATCTTTTGGTTTCATTGAAAAAATGAAAAATAAATGGGGCGATTTTTATTTAGTTCCAGAAGGAGGTACCAATTTTTTAGCCGTAAATGGTTGTGAAGAAATTTTAACAAAAGAAGATGCTACCTTCGATTATGTTTGTGCTGCTGTAGGAACAGGAGGAACATTAGCAGGATTGATAAAATCGTTAAAAAGACGTCAGAAAGTATTAGGTTTCCCTGCTTTAAAAGGAAATTTTTTATCCGAAGAAATAAAAAAATACACCATAAAAAATGATAGTTGGAAACTACAAAAAGGGTATCATTTTGGAGGGTATGCAAAACATACAGAAGAATTAATTACTTTTATCAACGATTTTACAGATAAAACAGGTATTTTGTTAGATCCTATTTATACCGGAAAAATGATGTTTGGTATTATCGATTTAATTAAAAAAGATACCTTCTCTGAGGGAACTAAAATTTTAGCAATTCATACAGGAGGAATTCAAGGAATTGCAGGTTTTAATCAGGTTTTAGAAAAGAAAAATGAGCAGATAATTAAAAGTGTATGA
- a CDS encoding glucosaminidase domain-containing protein: MKLRVVVFCVSLLVFASCGSSKKASKSKGGKSAGVVLNEPKPVKLPSVNEKELTKKLIKKNSNLNKQTLDYIRKYAPISVKEMHENNIPASITLAQGILESGRGRSELALKSNNHFGIKCHTQWQGERVYHDDDEKGECFRKYQYVETSYDDHSAFLTQRKRYAFLFNYRSNDYKRWARGLKKAGYATDKRYPDKLIKIIEDYKLHEFDNVKKKDFKVDPKTEAVLKAAANPNNTVVKYYEVKKGDTLYSIARKFNTTVAAIKEVNALKDNVISIGQHLQIK; the protein is encoded by the coding sequence ATGAAGTTAAGAGTTGTAGTGTTTTGTGTTAGTTTATTGGTGTTTGCAAGTTGTGGTTCTAGTAAAAAAGCGAGTAAGAGTAAAGGTGGTAAAAGTGCTGGCGTTGTTTTAAATGAGCCAAAACCAGTAAAATTACCTTCTGTAAATGAAAAAGAACTTACTAAAAAATTAATAAAGAAAAACTCAAATTTAAACAAACAGACTTTAGATTATATTAGAAAATATGCACCTATTTCGGTAAAAGAAATGCATGAAAATAATATACCTGCTAGTATTACTTTAGCACAAGGAATTTTAGAATCTGGTAGAGGTAGAAGTGAATTAGCTTTAAAATCTAACAATCATTTTGGTATAAAATGTCATACACAATGGCAAGGAGAACGTGTATATCATGATGATGATGAAAAAGGTGAGTGTTTTAGAAAATATCAATATGTAGAAACTTCTTATGATGATCATTCGGCATTTTTAACCCAAAGAAAACGATATGCTTTTTTGTTTAATTACAGGTCTAATGATTATAAAAGATGGGCAAGAGGTTTAAAAAAAGCAGGGTATGCAACGGATAAGAGATACCCAGATAAACTGATTAAAATTATTGAAGATTATAAGTTACATGAGTTTGATAATGTAAAAAAGAAAGACTTTAAAGTAGATCCTAAAACGGAAGCAGTTTTAAAAGCAGCTGCAAACCCAAACAATACTGTTGTTAAGTATTACGAAGTAAAAAAAGGAGATACACTGTATTCTATTGCTAGAAAATTTAATACAACAGTTGCTGCTATAAAAGAAGTGAATGCTTTAAAAGATAATGTAATTTCTATAGGACAGCATTTACAGATAAAATAA
- a CDS encoding DUF2652 domain-containing protein produces MGKSLLFLPDISGFTEFVQTTEVEHSQHVISELLEVLIAANTEELQLAEIEGDALFFYKENEIPSLERLLALSEHIFTAFYSHLKLLEKNRICPCNACSTAPKLQLKIIAHCGELQFLTVQNNRKPFGKQVIEAHRLMKNSVDSDNYVLFSKELTDTIGLSGNYQSKLYNFKQGNDRYDGNQLDYLYSIIDNRHLKLKSFLIPSKVVFNKSPSFIVEKEFLVAAEELLEALTNYAYRTQWKEEVNEIKYHVNEVTRLGSEHVCVVNQKHLDFVVVTKEVKPGQLVYGEMTESPIPVDKLYQFYVITPLDAGKCKLVLETYLEAKSPIKKLAIFLIVKKVFEKNTAKGLDKLYDFLSAKRVQKQVN; encoded by the coding sequence ATGGGCAAATCTTTACTTTTTTTACCTGATATTTCTGGTTTTACAGAATTTGTTCAAACTACAGAAGTAGAACACAGTCAGCATGTAATTTCAGAATTATTAGAAGTTTTAATAGCCGCTAATACAGAAGAGTTACAATTAGCAGAAATAGAAGGAGATGCTTTGTTTTTCTATAAAGAAAATGAGATTCCTTCTTTAGAAAGGTTGTTGGCTTTATCAGAACACATCTTTACGGCCTTTTATAGCCATTTAAAACTGTTAGAAAAAAACAGAATTTGTCCGTGTAATGCCTGTTCTACAGCCCCTAAATTACAGTTGAAAATTATTGCACATTGTGGCGAGTTACAATTTTTAACTGTTCAGAATAATAGAAAACCTTTTGGGAAACAAGTTATTGAAGCGCATCGACTCATGAAAAATTCTGTTGATAGCGACAATTATGTGTTGTTTAGCAAAGAATTGACAGATACGATTGGTTTGTCTGGCAATTATCAATCAAAATTATATAATTTTAAACAAGGAAATGATCGTTATGATGGCAACCAATTAGATTATTTATATTCTATAATAGATAATCGTCATTTAAAATTAAAATCATTTCTTATTCCGAGTAAAGTTGTTTTTAACAAATCTCCGAGTTTTATTGTAGAAAAAGAGTTTCTTGTTGCGGCAGAAGAATTGTTAGAAGCGTTAACTAATTACGCTTATAGAACACAATGGAAAGAGGAGGTTAATGAAATTAAGTATCATGTAAATGAAGTTACAAGGTTAGGATCGGAGCATGTTTGTGTTGTTAATCAAAAGCATTTAGATTTTGTGGTGGTTACAAAAGAAGTAAAACCTGGGCAATTGGTTTACGGAGAAATGACGGAGAGTCCAATTCCTGTAGATAAATTGTATCAGTTTTATGTGATAACTCCATTAGATGCTGGAAAATGTAAATTAGTTTTAGAAACGTATTTAGAAGCAAAATCTCCGATTAAAAAGTTGGCTATTTTTTTAATAGTAAAAAAAGTATTCGAAAAAAATACAGCAAAAGGATTGGATAAATTATATGATTTCTTAAGTGCTAAGCGTGTGCAAAAACAAGTTAATTAA
- a CDS encoding RluA family pseudouridine synthase, with protein sequence MQENQPQDQENDDLYEHHRFTASEGQEPLRVDKFLMNFVENATRNKIQQAAKAGNILVNEVVVKSNHKVKPNDVVRVVLAYPPAENLLVAEDIPLDIVYEDDTVIVVNKPAGMVVHPGHGNYSGTLVNGLIHHIENLPTNSNERPGLVHRIDKDTSGLLVVAKTEFAMANLSKQFFDRTTERLYYALVWGNIDEDEGTIEGNIGRSLKNRLQMAVFPNGDFGKHAVTHYKVLERLTYVTLVQCKLETGRTHQIRAHFKHIGHTLFNDERYGGDDILKGTTFTKYKQFVNNCFKVLPRQALHAKTLGFTHPKTGEFMQFNSEVPNDITECLEKWRTYSENSKDVELD encoded by the coding sequence TTGCAAGAAAATCAACCTCAAGATCAAGAAAACGACGACTTATACGAACATCACAGATTTACAGCTAGTGAAGGTCAAGAACCTTTAAGAGTAGATAAATTTTTAATGAACTTTGTAGAAAACGCTACCAGAAATAAAATTCAGCAAGCTGCAAAAGCAGGTAATATTTTGGTAAATGAAGTGGTTGTAAAATCGAATCATAAAGTTAAACCAAACGACGTTGTTAGAGTTGTTTTAGCATATCCACCAGCAGAAAATTTATTAGTTGCAGAAGATATTCCTTTAGATATTGTTTATGAAGATGATACTGTTATTGTAGTAAACAAACCAGCAGGAATGGTGGTGCATCCAGGACACGGAAATTATTCTGGAACCTTGGTGAATGGTTTAATTCATCATATAGAAAATTTACCAACCAATTCTAACGAAAGACCTGGTTTGGTGCATAGAATAGATAAAGATACTAGTGGATTATTAGTAGTAGCAAAAACAGAATTTGCCATGGCTAATTTATCGAAACAGTTTTTTGACAGAACTACAGAACGTTTATATTATGCTTTAGTTTGGGGAAATATAGATGAAGATGAAGGTACAATTGAAGGAAATATTGGACGTAGTTTAAAAAACCGTTTGCAAATGGCTGTTTTTCCTAATGGAGATTTTGGTAAACACGCGGTTACACATTATAAGGTTTTAGAACGTTTAACTTATGTAACTTTAGTGCAATGTAAATTAGAAACGGGTAGAACTCATCAAATTAGAGCGCATTTTAAGCATATTGGGCATACGTTATTTAATGATGAGCGCTATGGTGGAGATGATATTTTAAAAGGAACAACGTTTACCAAATACAAGCAATTTGTAAACAACTGCTTTAAAGTATTACCTAGACAAGCGCTACATGCTAAAACATTAGGATTTACACACCCTAAAACGGGAGAATTTATGCAATTTAATTCAGAGGTTCCCAATGATATTACAGAGTGTTTAGAAAAATGGAGAACGTATTCTGAGAATTCTAAAGATGTAGAATTAGACTAG